The Epilithonimonas zeae genome contains the following window.
CAATACGCAGTTTCTATCGTGAATGGAAATGGAAAAAACCAGGTCAATGATAACGATAATGGAAAACAGTACTCTACCCGACTTGTTTTCGGTTTAGACAAAAAACATAATTTAAATCTTGGTTTAAATGGAGGCGTTGGAGAGATTTTTGGGAAAAAGATTTACGGTTTGGGAGTTGACTTGAGTTCACTTGTCAATTTCAATCCAAAATGGAGTTTGGATATGCAGCTGGAAGCCAAACAGGCGACCAATCATCCTTTATATTTTGCCGTCGCTCCTGAACTTAGACCAAACAATCCCGACGAATATTTAATTCGTGGCGCTTATTTTCTGCCGAATTTAAGATACGAAATCAATCACAGAAATCTGAGTGCTTTTGAATTATCCTGCCGTTATGAATATCTGGACACCAATTTCAGATTAAATTCAAATCCCAGACAAACGATTACTCCGATGTTTGGCTTAGAATTTTTGAAAAATTACGGGGCAAGAATTCAGTTGGGAGTTCAATTTGACCGATATAAACACAGCATTGCAAACACCACACAATACAACAACAATCTATTCATTGTTCAGGTACAAAGTAGATTTTAATCCTTAAAAACTAACTATTATGAAAGAAATAAACATCAAAGCTGTCGCAATCACATTTGCCATTGCTCTTATCATATGGTTTATTCCCGCTCCGGAAGGCGTGGCTGAAAATGCGTGGCATTTATTTGCCATTTTTGCGGCGACTATTTTAGGAATCATCTTAAAAGCCGCTCCGATGGGAACAATGTGTATGATGGCGATTGGATTCACCGCACTCACGCAGGTTGTAGCTCCCGGAGATGCAGGAAAATCAATCACAAAAGCACTTTCCGGATTTGGAGATAAAGTGATTTGGTTAATCGGGATTTCATTTTTTATTGCAAGAGGATTCATTAAAACAGGTTTAGGAAACCGAATTGCCTTTTTATTCATCAGAATTTTTGGAAGAAGTTCATTAGGCTTGGCTTATGGTTTAGGTTTAGCTGATGTTTGCTTAGCTCCCGCAATTCCGAGTAATACAGCAAGAGGTGGCGGAATTATTTATCCGATTATGAAATCTATGGCGATAAGTTTCGACTCAGTTCCCGATAAACCTGAGACGCATAGAAAATTGGGTTCGTATTTAACATTGAACAGCTATTATATGAATCTGATTTCGTCTTCTATGTTTCTGACAGGAACGGCGAGCAATCCGATGTGTCAGAAATTTGCAGCGAATTTGGGAATCAATATTACTTGGATGTCTTGGGCAGCCGCAGGTTTTGTTCCGGGATTGGTGGCGTTTTTTGTTGTACCATTAGTTTTATACAAATTATATCCGCCTGAATTGAAGAAAACCGGTGATGCTCCGAAAATGGCGGCTGAAAAATTAAAAGAAATGGGACCGATTTCCAAAAACGAATGGTTAATGTTATTGGCATTTTTCATTTTATTAACACTTTGGATTTTCGGCGGAGCTTTGTCAATTGATGCTACAACAACGGCTTTCATTGGCTTAACATTACTTCTTTTAACCTCCGTTTTAACTTGGGAAGATGTAAAATCTGAGAAAGGAGCCTGGGACACAATTGTCTGGTTTGCGGTATTGGTGATGATGGCGAGCTCATTGAACGAATTGGGATTTATCGGTTGGTTCAGTGATTTAATTAAAGTGAAAATCGGTGGAATGACTTGGACCGTTGCTTTTCCTGTCATTATTCTTGTATACTTTTTCAGTCATTATATTTTTGCGAGTGCGACAGCTCACGTTGCGGCAATGTATGCTGCATTGTTAGGAGTTGGTGTTGCAGTCGGAATACCTCCAATGTTGTTGGCGATGATGCTTGGATTTTTAGGTTCGATTTACGGTGTGTTAACGCATTATGGTCACGGTCCGGCTCCTGTATTTTTTGGAAGCGGATATGTTGATTTGAAAGCTTGGTGGCTTCGAGGTTTAGAAATCGGAATCGTTTTATTAATTATCTATATGGGAATTGGTGGACTCTGGATGAAAATCTTAGGCTATTATTAATTCTAAAAAATCAACAAATATGTTGTCAACCTTATCAAGAAAAATGCTGATGTGTCTTACAGGGCTTTTCCTGAGTTTTTTTCTATTGATTCATTTCTTGGGAAATCTTCAATTATTTTTACCACAGGAACAGGCGCACCTTCAATTCAATTCTTACTCGCATTTTCTGTCAGGAAATATTCTCATTAAAATTGTTTCTTATGTGTTATATGCAAGTATTATCCTTCACGCTTTGGATGGATTAATTATTACTTTAAAAAATAAAAAATCCGGAGCGAATTATCAATCCGATCAACGCGGAAGAGCCAGTAAATGGTATTCCCGAAATATGGGAATTCTTGGAACAATATTGTTGATTTTCTTAGTGATTCATTTTCAGAATTTCTGGTATGTCTACAAATTCGGAAAACCGCCTTTGGATGAAAATGGAAATAAAGACCTTTATATTCTTGTGATTACTGTTTTTAAAGAATGGTGGTATGTCATTATTTATGTCATATCAATGATTGCTTTATGTTATCATTTAATACACGGAATTTACAGCGCTGTCAGAACATTAGGATTATTTCATCCGAAGTTTGTCAAATGGTTCAAAACTGTTGGAATCGCTTATTCAATCATCATCAGTGTTGGATTTGCCTTAATGCCGATTTATATATTCTTCACTTACCGTTAAATTGAAAACTTATGATTTTAGATTCAAAAATACCGGAAGGCTCTTTAGAACAGAAATGGGAAAATTATAAAAAAACTGCCAAGCTTGTCAATCCCGCCAACCGAAAAAAATTGGATATTATCGTTGTCGGAACGGGTTTAGCTGGAAGTTCTATCGCTGCATCTTTGGGAGAAATGGGCTATAATGTGAAATCCTTCTGTTTTCAGGACAGCCCGAGAAGAGCGCATTCTGTAGCTGCACAAGGCGGCGTAAATGCTGCTAAAAATTATAAAAATGACGGCGACAGTGTTTACAGAATGTTTGTTGACACTTTAAAAGGCGGAGATTTCAGAGCCCGTGAAGCCAATGTTTATCGTATGGCTGAATGCTCTTTAAATCTTATCGACCAAGCCGTTGCACAAGGCGTTCCGTTCGGACGAGAATATGGTGGTTATCTGAATAATCGTTCTTTTGGTGGTGTCCAAGTGAGCCGGACTTTTTATGCGAGAGGACAAACCGGACAACAATTGCTTTTAGGAGCTTATCAGGCTTTGATGCGACAAGTTGGAAAGAAAACTGTTCAGCTATTTTCAAGACACGAAATGCTGGATTTAGTAATGATTGATGGAAAAGCGAGAGGAATTATTGTCAGAAATTTAGACACTGGAGAAATTGAAAGACACGCTGCACACGCAGTTATTTTGGCAACCGGCGGTTATGGAAAAATATATTATTTATCGACTTTGGCAATGGGTTGCAACGGCTCTGC
Protein-coding sequences here:
- a CDS encoding porin, with the translated sequence MNFIFIRNSLLIGINLFCSTVNGQIKDSNEAVQKEENIKYPILQIKGLFQARYLVGMSKDVDVNGLHHSDGSGTDNNFMLKYMRVQARAQISKRTEVVVLANLADFKNDPKSRVLENAYLKYTFNPKLAFTVGQFRPWFGIEETYPIDIIKSLDWSNQYTEFGKLGWTSFQIGLSATGQLELGEIPFQYAVSIVNGNGKNQVNDNDNGKQYSTRLVFGLDKKHNLNLGLNGGVGEIFGKKIYGLGVDLSSLVNFNPKWSLDMQLEAKQATNHPLYFAVAPELRPNNPDEYLIRGAYFLPNLRYEINHRNLSAFELSCRYEYLDTNFRLNSNPRQTITPMFGLEFLKNYGARIQLGVQFDRYKHSIANTTQYNNNLFIVQVQSRF
- a CDS encoding anion permease, whose amino-acid sequence is MKEINIKAVAITFAIALIIWFIPAPEGVAENAWHLFAIFAATILGIILKAAPMGTMCMMAIGFTALTQVVAPGDAGKSITKALSGFGDKVIWLIGISFFIARGFIKTGLGNRIAFLFIRIFGRSSLGLAYGLGLADVCLAPAIPSNTARGGGIIYPIMKSMAISFDSVPDKPETHRKLGSYLTLNSYYMNLISSSMFLTGTASNPMCQKFAANLGINITWMSWAAAGFVPGLVAFFVVPLVLYKLYPPELKKTGDAPKMAAEKLKEMGPISKNEWLMLLAFFILLTLWIFGGALSIDATTTAFIGLTLLLLTSVLTWEDVKSEKGAWDTIVWFAVLVMMASSLNELGFIGWFSDLIKVKIGGMTWTVAFPVIILVYFFSHYIFASATAHVAAMYAALLGVGVAVGIPPMLLAMMLGFLGSIYGVLTHYGHGPAPVFFGSGYVDLKAWWLRGLEIGIVLLIIYMGIGGLWMKILGYY
- a CDS encoding succinate dehydrogenase cytochrome b subunit; protein product: MLSTLSRKMLMCLTGLFLSFFLLIHFLGNLQLFLPQEQAHLQFNSYSHFLSGNILIKIVSYVLYASIILHALDGLIITLKNKKSGANYQSDQRGRASKWYSRNMGILGTILLIFLVIHFQNFWYVYKFGKPPLDENGNKDLYILVITVFKEWWYVIIYVISMIALCYHLIHGIYSAVRTLGLFHPKFVKWFKTVGIAYSIIISVGFALMPIYIFFTYR